The following coding sequences lie in one Acropora palmata chromosome 3, jaAcrPala1.3, whole genome shotgun sequence genomic window:
- the LOC141877503 gene encoding uncharacterized protein LOC141877503 has protein sequence MSWPTVVGSVYSTHHTPYLTSSVAQWLPSNIVSEAFRNWLLKDVQEYAKCRYGTKFCALNQECIPVNENCTIDLTNDILRNLTATPWCSNCSTGTFFCPSYMKCINVNESCSYADLFHWQRNENFSIGPLGVVCAANETYCIFTMSCIPNTTVCEKQIHYNAKRKKAEIACKLGEKFCPYTASCKNLSDCRAAPSLNLSKALEDDYFGGWAHLCKMQNLVCPAVSHAVVKCAEAQDKYDCNFCPDEHTFCTANGLCLKEGELCCPEGEEKCDFSNSCATTSLCKGYLTSCQSVTKGFYVSFSIDANFSEVQEYEEGFKKNVSQVITSITKINCIANMSLSSGSIHVSFILVPDKGQTPEDFQKALALLQSVVESGNFNVSLPSGLQITLSAASLVIRPVTPATTSTSTTPSSTVTSTKSTKNLTVIIVCSVVFGLLFLVIIAVLVALSLRKKKKSGRISPSQSQNFKGAEQPSLEMGARGHYNKTDHPGSNNNFDVKL, from the exons ATGTCATGGCCAACCGTGGTGGGCAGTGTCTACAGCACCCATCACACTCCATACTTGACATCTAGTGTTGCCCAGTGGTTGCCATCCAATATTGTTTCTGAAGCTTTCCGCAACTGGCTGTTGAAAGATGTGCAAGAGTATGCTAAATGCCGTTATGGTACCAAGTTCTGTGCTTTAAATCAAGAATGTATTCCAGTGAATGAAAACTGTACCATTGACCTCACAAATGATATCCTGCGTAATTTGACAGCTACACCATGGTGCTCTAATTGCTCCACTGGTACATTCTTTTGCCCATCTTACATGAAGTGCATCAATGTAAACGAAAGCTGCTCCTATGCAGACCTCTTTCACTGGCAGAGAAATGAAAACTTCAGCATTGGACCATTAGGCGTGGTGTGTGCAGCCAATGAGACCTATTGTATTTTCACAATGAGCTGTATACCAAATACCACTGtttgtgaaaaacaaattcattatAATGCCAAGAGGAAGAAGGCTGAGATAGCTTGCAAACTTGGTGAAAAGTTCTGCCCTTACACTGCGTCATGTAAGAATTTGTCAGATTGTAGAGCTGCTCCATCACTGAATTTGAGCAAGGCATTGGAAGATGATTATTTTGGGG GTTGGGCTCATCTTTGCAAGATGCAAAATCTTGTTTGTCCAGCTGTTTCTCATGCAGTAGTGAAATGTGCAGAAGCTCAGGACAAATATGATTGCAA tttttgtcCAGATGAGCATACATTTTGCACTGCAAATGGTTTGTGTCTGAAAGAAGGAGAGCTATGTTGCCCCGAAG GGGAAGAAAAATGTGATTTTAGTAATTCCTGTGCAACCACATCACTATGTAAAGGATACTTGACATCATGTCAATCTGTAACAAAGGGTTTCTATGTAAGCTTTTCTATTGATGCTAACTTTAGTGAAGTTCAAGAATATGAGGAAGGcttcaagaaaaatgtttctcaGGTCATTACAAGTATCACTAAGATTAATTGTATTGCCAATATGAGCTTAAGTTCAGGAAGCATTCATGTGTCCTTCATATTGGTCCCTGACAAAGGACAGACTCCAGAAGATTTCCAAAAAGCTTTGGCTCTTCTACAAAGTGTGgtagaatctggtaatttcaATGTGAGCTTGCCATCAGGTCTGCAGATTACACTCAGTGCAGCTTCATTGGTGATTAGACCAGTGACACCAGCAACTACGTCCACATCTACCACACCATCTTCCACAGTAACATCGACAAAATCAACGAAGAATTTAACTGTGATCATAGTGTGCAGTGTAGTTTTTGGACTTCTGTTCCTTGTCATCATCGCTGTTTTGGTTGCTCTCtctttgagaaagaaaaagaaaagtgggaGAATCTCGCCATCTCAGTCACAGAACTTTAAAGGTGCGGAACAACCATCACTTGAAATGGGGGCACGTGGTCATTATAATAAAACAGATCATCCTG GTTCCAACAACAATTTCGATGTGAAGCTGTAA